A genomic segment from Aegilops tauschii subsp. strangulata cultivar AL8/78 chromosome 1, Aet v6.0, whole genome shotgun sequence encodes:
- the LOC109742473 gene encoding uncharacterized protein produces MSPLHTKAMPPFSSTTPMSPLRLRLRARHSSSTSHPSRSWDPHTAFAAATERARSGNLTPEDAHNLFDELLRQGNPVLERPLNNLLAALARAPASAACSDGPALAVNLFSRISQGARRRVAHPTAYTYGILMDCCCRAHRLDLAFAFFGRLLRTGLKAGVIQVCTLLKGLCRAKRADEALDVLLHRMPELGCTPYVVAYNTVIHGFFREGQVGKACNLFHEMRQQGVTPDVVTYNSVIDALCKAKAMDKAEYFLGQMVDDGVVPDNVTYNSLIHGYSSSGHWKEAVRVFKEMTSRRVTPDVHTYNMFMTFLCKHGRSKEAAGIFDTMAMKGLKPDNVSYAILLHGYATEGCLVDMINLFNSMERDCILPDCHIFSILINAYAKSGKLDKAMLIFNEMQKQGLSPDAFTYSTVIHAFCKKGRLDDAVIKFNQMIDTGVRPDTAVYSSLIQGFCTHGDLVKAKEYVTEMMKKGMLPPDIKFFHSIMQNLCTEGRVIEAQDILDLMVHTGERPNVVTFSVLVGGYCLVRKMADASKVFDDMVSYGLEPCNIMYGILINGYCKNRRIDDGLIRFKEMLHKGLKPTTFNYNVILNGLFLAGRTIAAKEKFDEMVESGVSVCIDTYSIVLGGLCRNGCSSEAITLFRKLSAMNVKFDITIVNTIIGAFYRVERNQEAKDLFAAIPANGLVPNSVTYTIMMTNLIKEGSVEEADNLFLSMENSGCSANSYLLNHVIRRLLQKGEIVKAGNYMSKVDVKSYSLEAKTVSLLISLFLREGKYRDHIKLLPTKYKFLEEPATVE; encoded by the coding sequence ATGTCGCCACTTCACACCAAGGCCATGCCTCCGTTCTCCTCCACCACGCCAATGTCGCcactccgcctccgcctccgcgccCGCCACTCCTCCTCCACCTCGCATCCCTCACGCAGCTGGGATCCCCACACCGCCTTCGCCGCCGCCACGGAGCGTGCGCGCTCCGGCAACCTCACCCCGGAGGACGCACATAACCTGTTCGACGAATTGCTGCGGCAGGGCAATCCTGTCCTGGAGCGCCCCCTCAACAACCTTctcgccgccctcgcccgcgCTCCGGCGTCCGCGGCGTGCAGCGATGGCCCTGCACTCGCAGTCAACCTCTTCAGCCGCATATCCCAAGGCGCCCGCCGACGTGTGGCGCACCCAACGGCCTACACCTACGGCATCCTCATGGACTGTTGCTGCCGCGCACACCGCCTCGATCTGGCGTTTGCTTTCTTCGGCCGTCTCCTCAGGACGGGACTTAAGGCAGGCGTCATTCAAGTTTGCACTCTTCTCAAGGGCCTCTGCCGCGCAAAGCGGGCAGATGAGGCTCTCGACGTGCTGCTTCACAGGATGCCTGAGCTGGGCTGCACTCCCTATGTGGTGGCGTATAACACCGTCATCCATGGCTTCTTTAGGGAAGGCCAAGTAGGCAAGGCGTGCAATCTATTCCATGAAATGAGGCAGCAGGGCGTTACACCTGATGTTGTGACATATAACTCGGTTATTGATGCGTTGTGCAAGGCCAAAGCAATGGACAAGGCAGAGTATTTCCTTGGTCAGATGGTTGATGATGGTGTCGTACCTGATAATGTGACATATAATAGCCTCATCCATGGATATTCCTCTTCAGGCCACTGGAAGGAGGCTGTTAGGGTATTCAAAGAGATGACAAGTCGGAGGGTTACACCAGATGTGCATACTTACAACATGTTTATGACCTTTCTTTGCAAACATGGAAGAAGCAAGGAAGCTGCAGGAATTTTTGATACCATGGCTATGAAGGGCCTGAAACCTGACAACGTTTCATATGCTATTCTCCTTCATGGGTATGCCACCGAAGGATGCTTAGTTGATATGATTAATCTCTTCAATTCAATGGAAAGAGACTGCATTCTACCTGACTGTCATATCTTCAGCATACTGATTAATGCATATGCTAAATCTGGGAAGCTTGATAAGGCTATGCTTATCTTCAATGAAATGCAGAAACAAGGACTGAGTCCAGATGCATTCACATATTCAACCGTAATACATGCATTTTGCAAAAAGGGTAGGTTGGATGATGCTGTGATAAAGTTTAATCAGATGATTGATACAGGAGTACGACCGGACACGGCTGTTTATAGTTCCCTAATCCAGGGATTTTGTACACATGGCGATTTGGTGAAAGCAAAGGAATATGTTACTGAAATGATGAAGAAAGGTATGCTTCCTCCTGATATTAAGTTCTTCCATTCAATCATGCAGAACCTATGCACAGAAGGAAGGGTAATAGAAGCACAAGATATCCTTGACCTGATGGTACACACAGGTGAGAGGCCTAATGTTGTCACATTTAGTGTACTTGTCGGTGGATACTGCCTAGTCCGCAAGATGGCAGATGCATCGAAAGTATTTGATGATATGGTGTCATATGGTTTAGAACCTTGTAACATTATGTATGGTATACTTATTAATGGCTATTGCAAAAATAGAAGGATTGATGACGGGCTTATTCGGTTCAAAGAGATGCTGCACAAGGGACTTAAACCTACAACTTTTAATTATAACGTCATACTGAATGGATTATTTCTGGCTGGACGAACTATTGCTGCAAAAGAGAAGTTTGATGAGATGGTTGAATCTGGAGTAAGTGTGTGCATTGATACATACTCTATAGTTCTTGGTGGACTTTGTAGAAATGGCTGCAGTAGCGAAGCGATCACCCTGTTCCGAAAATTAAGCGCAATGAATGTGAAATTTGATATTACAATTGTCAATACCATTATTGGTGCCTTCTACAGGGTCGAGAGAAACCAAGAGGCTAAGGATTTGTTTGCTGCTATTCCAGCCAATGGCTTGGTTCCTAATTCTGTTACCTACACCATAATGATGACAAATCTTATAAAAGAAGGTTCAGTGGAAGAAGCTGACAATCTTTTTTTATCGATGGAGAATAGCGGCTGTAGTGCCAACTCTTATCTGTTAAATCATGTCATCAGAAGGTTACTGCAAAAAGGAGAGATAGTCAAGGCTGGAAATTATATGTCTAAAGTTGATGTAAAGAGCTACTCACTTGAAGCTAAAACTGTTTCACTGCTGATCTCTCTGTTTTTAAGGGAAGGGAAATATAGAGACCACATCAAATTGCTCCCTACAAAGTATAAGTTTCTGGAAGAACCAGCCACAGTTGAATAG